The following are encoded together in the Sphingomonas insulae genome:
- the pelA gene encoding pectate lyase yields the protein MRTAFLACVMATVAMPVAAAVVGHMTPPPSLTAERLSGLAPTARRTWADYIARSTAAMARDKAALAAERRGLATIPPPPPEGKTASMPLDRDAGWYAGDAAREIANNIVSFQTPTGGWGKNQDRSGPSRAPGQMYLPFDSKAGTYAAADLAGGWSFVGTLDNDATTTEMAFLARAQAGRPGAGGDRYRAAFLKGLDYLFAAEFPSGGWPQVYPLQGGYHDALTLNDDTMIKATALLQRAAAGTGDYGFVPAAVRARAGEAAARALATLLTTQVIVDGRRTIWAQQYDPLTRRPVAARNFEPIALATAESAAVLRFLMQQPDPSPAVRQAIVDGAAWFAGHAVHDRAWTAANAADGRRLVEQPGAPPLWARFYDPVRQTPVFGDRDRSIQDDVNAVSLERRNGYSWFSGTGAGVATAYAKWRRRDGG from the coding sequence ATGAGGACCGCGTTCCTGGCATGCGTGATGGCGACCGTCGCGATGCCCGTCGCCGCCGCTGTGGTCGGCCATATGACGCCGCCGCCGTCACTGACCGCCGAACGGTTGAGCGGTCTGGCGCCGACCGCGCGCCGCACCTGGGCGGACTATATCGCACGATCGACCGCAGCGATGGCCCGCGACAAGGCGGCGCTGGCGGCCGAGCGGCGCGGTCTCGCGACGATCCCGCCGCCCCCGCCGGAGGGCAAGACGGCGTCGATGCCGCTCGATCGCGACGCCGGCTGGTACGCCGGCGATGCGGCACGGGAGATCGCCAATAATATCGTCAGCTTCCAGACGCCGACGGGCGGCTGGGGCAAGAATCAGGATCGCAGCGGCCCGTCCCGCGCGCCGGGCCAGATGTACCTGCCCTTCGACAGCAAGGCCGGCACCTACGCCGCCGCCGACCTCGCCGGCGGGTGGAGCTTCGTCGGCACGCTGGACAATGACGCGACCACCACCGAGATGGCGTTCCTGGCGCGTGCGCAGGCCGGCCGGCCGGGCGCCGGTGGCGACCGGTATCGCGCCGCCTTCCTGAAGGGCCTCGACTATCTGTTCGCGGCCGAATTTCCATCGGGCGGCTGGCCTCAGGTCTATCCGTTACAGGGCGGCTATCACGATGCGCTGACCCTCAACGACGATACGATGATCAAGGCGACCGCGCTGCTGCAGCGCGCCGCGGCGGGCACCGGCGACTATGGTTTCGTACCGGCGGCGGTGCGCGCCCGGGCCGGTGAGGCGGCGGCACGGGCGCTCGCGACGTTGCTCACCACACAGGTGATCGTCGATGGCCGGCGGACGATCTGGGCGCAGCAATATGATCCGCTGACCCGCCGCCCGGTGGCGGCGCGCAATTTCGAACCGATCGCCCTTGCGACCGCGGAAAGCGCCGCGGTGCTGCGGTTCCTGATGCAGCAACCCGATCCGTCGCCGGCGGTGCGCCAGGCGATCGTCGATGGTGCCGCCTGGTTCGCCGGCCACGCCGTGCACGATCGCGCGTGGACCGCCGCCAACGCCGCCGACGGGCGCCGCCTGGTCGAACAGCCGGGTGCGCCGCCGCTGTGGGCGCGCTTCTACGATCCGGTCCGGCAGACGCCGGTCTTCGGCGATCGCGACCGTTCGATCCAGGACGACGTCAACGCGGTCAGCCTGGAACGCCGCAACGGCTATTCCTGGTTCAGCGGCACGGGCGCGGGGGTCGCCACCGCTTATGCCAAATGGCGCCGCCGCGACGGCGGATGA
- a CDS encoding TonB-dependent siderophore receptor: MSVKAAFLPGRRASAFGLALAIGAMPFAADAQEAEANTETEERSEIVVLGTSNPIDRTLSSGPVTARMSQSSRSLEQDVLRAAGTYRLSDALELVSGFSQQNNRGGVLDNFAIRGFLGTPDGGAEYYVDGFVTNRGMAPPRDPATIERIEVLKGPAGAVFGDIDPGGRVNIVSKVPRFVPYAGVTATVGSFGTRRVEMDATGPLTDTLAARIVVAAEDSDGWRDTVTLQRRIVSPSLTWRPSDAVRLTYVGEVMRFDTPFDRGIPAVGDDANALPRSNYYGEPANGITRFRNDRHQLNGLAQLGQGWTVNGGVVWRTGSLKGFSADQSRIVGNSVWRQRRSRDFAVDDLAARIELAGQVGRHRLSIGLKGYRLRYGERWMRRNPTAAMPYAVDLYDPASSYGAVAAPLLPFTNNDERRWAVTLYVQDMWSVTDRLTLVGGARIDPYRQTIVNNTTGGVGRIVEEPVKFRAGARYAVDDHVSVHANWGESFLLNSGTGRTGEGFAPEEARGYEVGVAGRWDGLDVGITWFDIAKSNILTTDPVDAGFNAPVGRLDSRGIEADVSLRLARRWQVVANCSWLRARNDDTGFATTAVLGVPDHAGTLLVVHRLPVGAHIWQVSGGVAYVGDRAGSLDARPLVLPAYVKAKAAIEVPVTERLRVRLEADNLFDARYAASSYSRLWVFPGAPRTVRASVRVEL, translated from the coding sequence ATGTCCGTCAAAGCTGCCTTCCTTCCCGGTCGACGCGCGTCCGCGTTCGGCCTGGCGCTCGCTATCGGCGCGATGCCGTTCGCTGCCGACGCGCAAGAGGCGGAGGCCAATACGGAGACCGAGGAACGATCCGAGATCGTCGTGCTCGGCACCAGCAATCCGATCGATCGTACCCTGTCGTCCGGCCCCGTCACCGCCCGCATGTCGCAATCGAGCCGGTCGCTGGAACAGGACGTGCTGCGCGCGGCGGGTACCTATCGGCTCAGCGACGCGCTGGAGCTGGTCAGCGGCTTCAGCCAGCAGAACAATCGCGGCGGGGTGCTCGACAATTTCGCGATCCGCGGCTTTCTAGGCACGCCCGACGGCGGCGCCGAATATTATGTCGATGGCTTCGTCACCAATCGCGGCATGGCGCCGCCGCGCGACCCGGCGACGATCGAACGGATCGAGGTGCTGAAGGGGCCGGCCGGCGCGGTGTTCGGCGACATCGACCCCGGCGGCCGCGTCAACATCGTTTCCAAGGTGCCACGTTTCGTCCCTTATGCCGGTGTCACCGCGACCGTCGGATCGTTCGGCACCCGCCGGGTCGAGATGGACGCGACCGGGCCGCTGACGGATACGCTCGCCGCGCGCATCGTCGTCGCGGCCGAGGACAGCGACGGGTGGCGCGACACGGTGACGTTGCAGCGGCGCATCGTTTCGCCGTCGCTGACCTGGCGGCCAAGCGACGCCGTCCGCCTGACCTATGTCGGGGAGGTTATGCGGTTCGACACGCCGTTCGATCGCGGCATCCCGGCGGTGGGCGACGACGCCAACGCGCTGCCGCGGTCGAATTATTATGGCGAACCGGCCAACGGCATCACCCGGTTCCGCAACGACCGGCACCAGCTGAACGGCCTTGCGCAACTGGGGCAGGGCTGGACGGTGAATGGCGGCGTGGTGTGGCGGACGGGTTCGCTGAAGGGCTTTTCGGCGGATCAGTCGCGGATCGTCGGCAATTCGGTGTGGCGCCAGCGTCGTTCGCGCGACTTTGCGGTCGACGATCTGGCGGCGCGGATCGAATTGGCCGGACAGGTCGGGCGCCACCGGCTGAGCATCGGCCTCAAGGGCTACCGGCTGCGTTACGGCGAACGCTGGATGCGCCGTAACCCGACCGCGGCGATGCCCTATGCCGTCGACCTGTACGATCCGGCATCGAGCTATGGCGCGGTGGCGGCGCCGCTGCTGCCGTTCACCAACAACGACGAACGCCGCTGGGCCGTCACCCTGTACGTGCAGGACATGTGGAGCGTCACCGATCGCCTGACATTGGTCGGCGGCGCGCGGATCGATCCGTATCGCCAGACGATCGTCAACAACACGACGGGCGGGGTCGGCCGCATCGTCGAGGAACCCGTCAAGTTCCGGGCCGGCGCGCGCTATGCGGTGGACGACCACGTGTCCGTCCACGCCAATTGGGGCGAATCCTTCCTCCTCAATTCGGGTACCGGCCGGACCGGCGAAGGCTTCGCGCCGGAAGAGGCGCGCGGCTATGAGGTGGGCGTCGCCGGGCGCTGGGACGGGCTGGACGTCGGGATCACCTGGTTCGACATCGCGAAAAGCAACATCCTGACCACGGACCCCGTCGATGCCGGCTTCAACGCGCCGGTCGGGCGGCTCGACAGCCGCGGGATCGAGGCGGACGTGTCGCTGCGCCTCGCCCGCCGGTGGCAGGTGGTGGCCAATTGCAGCTGGCTGCGTGCCCGCAACGACGACACCGGCTTTGCGACGACGGCGGTGCTCGGCGTGCCGGACCATGCCGGCACGCTCCTCGTCGTGCATCGCCTGCCGGTCGGCGCGCACATCTGGCAGGTGAGCGGCGGCGTCGCCTATGTCGGCGATCGCGCCGGATCGCTCGACGCGCGGCCGCTGGTGCTGCCGGCGTACGTCAAGGCCAAGGCGGCGATCGAGGTGCCAGTGACGGAACGGCTGCGCGTCAGGCTGGAGGCGGACAATCTGTTCGACGCCCGCTATGCCGCGAGTTCGTACAGCCGCCTCTGGGTCTTTCCCGGTGCGCCGCGCACCGTGCGCGCCTCCGTGCGTGTCGAGCTGTGA
- a CDS encoding pectinesterase family protein, with amino-acid sequence MTIDAALRQASLLPAPVVIAVEPGIYREKLHVTVPGVTLVATRPGVVIVNGAAAGHRSPDGRPWGTGRTATLTIDAPDVTLRGLTIRNDFDYIADTVSQASGGAQAVALMIARTADRVLVENCGIEGYQDTLYVNARAAFRRCRIVGGVDFIFGNAAALFRHCDIVTRYVPNAIDSGFIAAPSTLATDRFGLVFDRCHVTREAGVPDGSTWLGRPWRAGGNMAILGTAAFLRCRLDGHIKAAGWTEMGFTDPAGVRRMLTPQEARLFEWGSRGPGAAPAAPTRRMLSDAEAAGYTPDAILQGWVP; translated from the coding sequence ATGACAATCGACGCGGCGTTGCGACAGGCATCGTTGCTGCCCGCGCCGGTGGTGATCGCGGTCGAACCGGGCATCTACCGCGAAAAGCTGCACGTGACCGTTCCCGGCGTGACGCTCGTCGCGACGCGGCCGGGCGTGGTGATCGTCAACGGTGCGGCGGCGGGGCATCGATCACCGGACGGCCGGCCGTGGGGCACCGGGCGGACGGCGACGCTGACGATCGACGCGCCCGACGTCACGCTGCGCGGCCTGACCATCCGCAACGACTTCGACTATATCGCCGACACCGTCAGCCAGGCCAGCGGCGGCGCCCAGGCCGTCGCCCTGATGATCGCGCGGACGGCCGACCGGGTGCTGGTCGAGAATTGCGGTATCGAGGGCTATCAGGACACGCTGTACGTCAACGCGCGTGCGGCCTTCCGGCGCTGCCGGATCGTCGGCGGGGTCGATTTCATCTTCGGCAATGCCGCGGCGCTGTTCCGGCATTGCGACATCGTCACGCGATACGTGCCGAACGCGATCGACAGCGGCTTCATCGCCGCGCCGAGCACGCTGGCGACGGACCGGTTCGGCCTGGTGTTCGACCGTTGCCACGTCACGCGCGAAGCCGGCGTGCCGGATGGATCGACCTGGCTGGGGCGGCCGTGGCGCGCCGGCGGGAACATGGCGATCCTGGGCACGGCCGCCTTCCTGCGCTGTCGCCTGGACGGGCATATCAAGGCGGCGGGGTGGACGGAGATGGGGTTCACCGATCCCGCAGGCGTCCGCCGGATGCTGACACCGCAGGAGGCGCGACTATTCGAATGGGGATCGCGCGGACCCGGCGCGGCACCGGCCGCACCGACCCGCCGGATGCTGAGCGATGCAGAGGCCGCCGGCTACACGCCCGACGCAATTCTACAAGGCTGGGTTCCATGA